A region from the Campylobacter blaseri genome encodes:
- the hpf gene encoding ribosome hibernation-promoting factor, HPF/YfiA family, with amino-acid sequence MNISITGKQFELTESIKNYIVSAFESFEKYNLDIISIRCVISADEKKGRKGFVVDLALNLARKDTIVISGKDKDLYAAIDSIATRASKVLRRHHDKNITVKNKDEIKEQLLDMHDAITSEELEDIDEIVPMELEIYKPLEIEEALSILKSDDTKQFLVFYDMDAKLRVLYRRKDGKFGLY; translated from the coding sequence ATGAATATTAGTATTACTGGAAAACAATTTGAACTCACTGAATCTATAAAAAACTATATAGTTAGTGCTTTTGAGAGTTTTGAAAAATATAATTTAGATATTATTTCCATTAGATGTGTTATTTCTGCTGATGAAAAAAAAGGCAGAAAAGGCTTTGTTGTTGATCTAGCATTGAACTTAGCTAGAAAAGACACTATCGTAATTAGTGGTAAAGATAAAGACCTATATGCTGCAATTGATAGCATAGCAACTAGAGCTTCAAAGGTTCTAAGAAGACACCATGATAAAAACATAACTGTTAAAAACAAAGATGAGATAAAAGAGCAACTTCTAGATATGCACGATGCTATTACTAGCGAAGAGCTAGAAGATATAGATGAGATAGTACCAATGGAGCTTGAAATATATAAGCCGCTTGAGATAGAAGAGGCTTTAAGTATCCTAAAATCAGATGATACTAAACAATTTTTAGTATTTTATGATATGGATGCAAAGTTAAGAGTTTTATATAGAAGAAAAGATGGAAAATTTGGTCTTTATTAA